In Anas platyrhynchos isolate ZD024472 breed Pekin duck chromosome 7, IASCAAS_PekinDuck_T2T, whole genome shotgun sequence, one genomic interval encodes:
- the ESYT3 gene encoding extended synaptotagmin-3 — MEPASAPSAASAPSTAASPPRALLSAAGRALLWLGPVYLAGYLGLSGSWVLLGLALCFCWGHNRRGKRQRLEAAAALLEDERQAVCRGLAARHLPAWVHFPDVERVEWLNKVLIQAWPYFGTIMEKTFKEVLEPKIRAKSVHLKTCTFTKIHFGEKCPRINGIKAYTKEIDRRQIVLDLQICYAGDCEIHMDISKFNLGVKGVQLYGTLRVILEPLLTDAPFIGAVTLFFMQKPHLEINWAGMSNLLDVPGINVMSDTLIQDYIASRLVLPNRITVPLKKNMNIAQLRFPIPRGVIRVHLLEAENLVQKDNFLGAIRGKSDPYALLRVGVLQYRSKTVSRDLNPVWNETFEFVVHELPGQDLEVELYDEDPDKDDFMGSLLISLVDIMNDRTVDEWFPLSKTTSGHLHLKLEWLSLVNDQEKLHEDKKGLSTAILIVYLDSAFNLPKNHFEYSNGECGAKKIKNNKYLKKTEREPSSFVLLTVGSKTHKSKTCNFSKDPTWGQAFTFFVHSADSQSLHVEVKDKDRDSALGTSVVCLSHLLKDPNMTLDQRFQLDHSSSDSFIKMKLVLRALNVEEPDPQSIKAGGNASKQGPVHVTEKGGNQQKFVSPPKPEVSKVPPVSKDTAVLESPPKKDSSEDLDTNDSSAVPVASETIAGLNETESEQKPEHHLSSALHTRAVVVPTLPIVEELRLAPSVTSLGSLPSSCFELSSSNLDLHNGTEMPLGEIQLTVRYASIRQSLVVLVNGCRNLVPNSNRGVDPYVRIYLLPDRRWTSRKKTSVKKKTLNPQYDEKFEFFESLEDVKKRTLDVAVKNSRPFISQEKKELGKVRIDLSQEDLIKGFAQWYELTRSRRKKN; from the exons ATGGAGCCCgcctcagctccctcagccgcctCAGCGCCCTCaaccgccgcctccccgccgcgGGCGCTGCTGTCGGCCGCCGGCCGGGCGCTGCTGTGGCTCGGTCCCGTCTACTTGGCCGGGTACCTGGGGCTGAGCggcagctgggtgctgctggggctggccctCTGCTTCTGCTGGGGCCACAACCGACGGGGGAAGCGCCAGCGGCTGGAGGCAGCCGCGGCGCTGCTGGAGGATGAGAGGCAGGCGGTGTGCAGGGGGCTGGCGGCCAGGCACCTGCCGGCATGG GTCCATTTCCCTGACGTTGAGCGAGTGGAGTGGCTGAACAAG GTCCTCATACAGGCCTGGCCGTACTTTGGGACAATCATGGAAAAAACGTTTAAAGAAGTTCTTGAACCCAAAATCAGAGCAAAGAGCGTACATCTGAAAACGTGCACCTTTACCAAGATCCACTTCGGCGAGAAG TGCCCTAGAATCAATGGAATAAAAGCCTACACCAAAGAAATTGATAGAAGACAAATTGTCCTAGACCTGCAGATATG TTATGCAGGAGACTGTGAGATTCACATGGACATATCGAAATTTAATCTTGGAGTGAAAGGCGTACAG CTGTACGGGACACTGCGAGTGATACTGGAACCTCTTCTAACCGATGCCCCTTTTATTGGAGCAGTGACCTTGTTTTTTATGCAGAAACCG CACTTGGAAATCAACTGGGCAGGCATGAGCAACCTCCTGGATGTCCCAGGAATTAA TGTAATGTCAGACACGCTGATTCAAGATTACATTGCTTCACGGCTGGTTCTACCAAACAGGATCACGGTGCCTCTGAAGAAGAACATGAACATTGCTCAGCTGAGGTTCCCTATCCCACGT ggAGTAATAAGGGTTCATCTGCTAGAAGCTGAAAACCTTGTCCAGAAAGACAATTTTCTTGGTGCCATCAGGGGGAAATCTGACCCGTATGCTCTTCTTCGAGTTGGCGTGCTGCAGTATCGGAGCAAGACAGTTTCCCGAGATCTTAATCCCGTTTGGAATGAGACATTTGAG TTTGTTGTTCATGAATTGCCTGGTCAGGACTTAGAAGTCGAATTGTATGATGAAGATCCAGATAAAGATGACTTCATGGGCAG CTTGCTTATAAGCCTTGTGGATATAATGAATGACAGAACTGTTGATGAG TGGTTTCCCTTGAGCAAGACAACAAGTGGGCACTTGCATTTAAAGCTGGAGTGGCTTTCACTAGTAAATGACCAAGAAAAGCTACATGAG GATAAGAAGGGTCTGTCTACAGCAATTCTGATAGTCTACTTGGACAGTGCTTTCAACCTTCCA AAAAACCACTTTGAGTATTCGAATGGTGAATGTGGAGCAAAGAAGATCAAAAATAACAAGTACCTCAAG aagacagaaagagaacCTTCCTCCTTTGTCCTGCTCACAGTAGGAAGCAAGACTCATAAAAGCAAG ACCTGCAATTTCAGCAAAGATCCCACGTGGGGCCAGGCTTTCACCTTCTTTGTCCACAGTGCTGATTCCCAGTCACTGCATGTTGAG gtaAAAGACAAAGATCGGGATAgtgccctgggaacttcagtggTATGTCTCTCCCACTTGCTTAAGGACCCAAACATGACTCTGGATCAGAGATTTCAGCTGGATCATTCCAGCTCAGACAGCTTCATTAAGATGAAACTTGTGTTGCGG GCCTTGAATGTTGAGGAACCCGATCCACAGAGCATCAAGGCTGGTGGCAATGCCTCGAAGCAAGGTCCGGTGCATGTCACGGAGAAGGGTGGAAACCAGCAGAAGTTTGTCTCCCCACCGAAACCAGAAGTCTCAAAAGTACCTCCTGTGAGCAAAGACACTGCCGTGCTTGAATCCCCGCCAAAAAAAGACAGCAGTGAAGACCTGGACACAAATGACAGTTCAGCAGTGCCTGTAGCAAGTGAAACTATTGCTGGCCTTAATGAGACGGAGAGCGAGCAAAAGCCTGAGCATCACCTGTCATCAGCACTGCATACCAGAGCTGTGGTAGTGCCTACCTTGCCGATTGTAGAGGAACTGAGGCTTGCACCCAGCGTTACTTCCCTGGGTTCTCTGCCTTCTTCTTGCTTTGAACTAAGTAGCAGCAATCTGGACCTTCATAA CGGGACTGAAATGCCTCTGGGAGAGATTCAGCTCACGGTGCGTTATGCTTCAATACGGCAGAGTCTCGTTGTGCTGGTGAATGGCTGCAG aaaCTTAGTACCCAATTCCAATCGTGGGGTAGATCCGTATGTCCGAATATACCTGCTTCCAGATAGAAGATGGACGAGCAGGAAGAAGACTTCCGTTAAGAAAAAAACTCTGAACCCCCAATATGAtgaaaa gtttGAATTTTTTGAATCTTTGGAAGATGTCAAGAAAAGGACACTAGACGTTGCAGTGAAGAACAGCAGGCCATTcatttcacaagaaaaaaaggagctgGGGAAG gtgCGGATTGACTTGTCACAGGAGGACTTAATCAAAGGGTTT